Proteins co-encoded in one Streptococcus parauberis NCFD 2020 genomic window:
- a CDS encoding OsmC family protein produces the protein MYQANVLGDKLYHATSEGYGDSIELFGQTNEGDTPMSLVVIALGACVTMCIQGFYKRKYAIEVMPITVSTSFENDRFNQTIQLPEKLEEETEQALLAYISRSCNVKKVLRQDLVFNIKFTY, from the coding sequence ATGTACCAAGCTAATGTTCTCGGTGATAAATTATATCATGCCACATCAGAAGGTTACGGTGATAGCATAGAATTATTTGGTCAAACCAATGAGGGTGATACACCGATGAGCTTAGTAGTTATTGCACTAGGGGCCTGTGTTACCATGTGTATACAAGGCTTTTATAAACGAAAATATGCAATTGAAGTAATGCCAATAACAGTTAGCACCAGTTTTGAAAATGATAGATTTAATCAAACGATTCAATTACCAGAGAAACTGGAAGAAGAGACTGAGCAAGCTTTACTAGCCTATATTTCTAGAAGTTGCAATGTCAAAAAAGTACTACGACAGGATTTAGTTTTCAATATAAAATTTACTTATTAA
- a CDS encoding GNAT family N-acetyltransferase encodes MNNDVTIDLVKSTEVEELQALAIQTFTETFGGHNTDEQLQEFFDEDYTLEKLLDEIKDPNCLVYFIRLNNEVVGHLKVNWDNSQTEQELENAFEIQRIYLLNKVQGMGLGKYLFEFALDRAYDSDRDWAWLGVWENNHKAQALYRKYGFEKFSEHSFAVGDLVDTDWLMKKALK; translated from the coding sequence ATGAATAATGATGTTACAATCGACTTGGTTAAGTCAACAGAGGTAGAAGAGTTACAGGCGCTAGCTATTCAAACATTCACTGAAACCTTTGGTGGCCATAATACTGATGAACAGTTACAAGAATTTTTTGATGAAGATTATACTTTAGAAAAGTTACTTGATGAGATTAAAGACCCAAATTGTCTGGTTTACTTTATTAGATTGAATAATGAAGTTGTAGGTCATTTAAAAGTCAATTGGGATAATTCACAAACCGAGCAAGAGTTAGAGAATGCCTTTGAAATACAACGCATTTATCTTCTTAATAAGGTTCAAGGGATGGGATTAGGTAAATATCTTTTTGAATTTGCTTTGGATCGTGCTTATGATTCTGACCGTGACTGGGCTTGGTTAGGTGTTTGGGAAAATAACCATAAAGCACAAGCTTTATACAGAAAATATGGCTTTGAAAAGTTTTCGGAACATTCATTTGCAGTTGGTGATTTAGTAGACACTGATTGGTTAATGAAAAAAGCATTGAAATAG
- the pheT gene encoding phenylalanine--tRNA ligase subunit beta: MLVSYKWLKELVDIDVPSAELAEKMSTTGIEVEGVEVPSEGLSKLVVGNILSCEDVPDTHLHLCQVDTGDDEPRQIVCGAPNVKAGIKVIVAIPGARIADNYKIKKGKIRGMESLGMICSLQELGLSDSIIPKEYSEGIQILPENAIPGESIFPVLDLDDEIIELSITPNRADALSMRGVAHEVAAIYGKTVAFPDKELVESNQEACDILEVTIETDKVLTYASRIVENVTIAPSPQWLQNLLMNAGIRPINNVVDVTNYVLLYFGQPMHAFDLDKFDGKKIIARQAKAGEKLVTLDGEERELIEEDIVISVNNQAVALAGVMGGKATEIDNTSRNVVLEAAVFDGKSVRKTSGRLNLRSESSSRFEKGVNYDTVLEALDFAAAMLTELANGTVLSGQIQAGQLPTEPVQVSTNLDYVNVRLGTELTYADIQQVFAQLGFGLNGSAENFTVSVPRRRWDISIQADLVEEIARIYGYENLPTTLPEAGGTAGELTKTQKLRRQIRTIAEGAGLNEVITYALTTPDKAKEFTLEASNLTELMWPMTIDRSVLRQNMISGMLDTIAYNVARKNNNMAIYEIGKVFHQTGNPQEELPEEVNTFAFAISGLIADKDFQTQAQPVDFFYAKGILEVMFEKLGLEVTYQAEKEMASMHPGRTARVYHNDHLLGFVGQIHPQTASNYDVPATYVVELNLTVVEGLLSDEYIFQEIPKIPAVSRDIALLLDQEVSHQAILDAITSAKVKFLKSVKLFDVYAGPSLGEGKKSMAYSLTFQNPNESLTVEEVAKYIEKITNALTEQVNAEIR; this comes from the coding sequence ATGTTAGTATCTTATAAATGGTTAAAAGAATTAGTTGATATTGATGTCCCTTCAGCAGAATTAGCTGAAAAAATGTCGACGACTGGGATTGAAGTTGAAGGTGTCGAAGTGCCTTCTGAAGGTCTCTCAAAACTTGTGGTAGGAAACATCTTATCTTGTGAAGATGTTCCTGATACACACTTGCATTTATGTCAAGTGGATACTGGTGATGATGAGCCTCGTCAAATTGTCTGTGGTGCACCCAATGTAAAAGCTGGTATTAAGGTTATTGTTGCTATTCCAGGTGCTCGTATTGCAGATAATTACAAAATCAAAAAAGGTAAAATCCGTGGAATGGAATCTTTGGGGATGATCTGTTCTCTCCAAGAGCTTGGTCTTTCAGATTCAATTATTCCAAAAGAATATTCAGAAGGTATACAAATCTTACCAGAGAATGCGATTCCAGGGGAAAGCATTTTCCCAGTACTTGATTTAGATGATGAAATTATTGAATTATCAATCACTCCAAACCGTGCAGATGCTTTGTCAATGCGTGGTGTAGCTCATGAGGTGGCTGCGATTTATGGTAAAACAGTTGCTTTCCCTGACAAAGAGCTAGTAGAGAGTAATCAAGAAGCTTGTGATATCTTAGAAGTTACCATTGAGACTGATAAAGTACTAACTTATGCTAGTCGTATAGTTGAAAATGTCACAATTGCCCCAAGTCCACAATGGTTACAAAATCTCTTGATGAATGCTGGTATCAGACCAATTAATAATGTGGTTGATGTGACAAACTATGTTCTTTTATATTTTGGACAACCAATGCATGCCTTTGATTTGGATAAATTTGACGGTAAAAAAATCATTGCCCGTCAGGCAAAGGCTGGTGAAAAACTAGTTACACTCGATGGTGAAGAACGTGAGCTAATTGAAGAAGACATTGTTATCTCAGTTAATAATCAAGCTGTTGCACTTGCTGGTGTCATGGGTGGAAAAGCGACTGAAATTGACAATACTTCAAGAAACGTTGTTCTTGAAGCTGCAGTTTTTGATGGCAAATCAGTTCGTAAAACAAGTGGCCGTTTAAACTTACGCTCTGAAAGTTCATCTCGTTTTGAAAAAGGTGTAAATTATGACACTGTTTTAGAAGCTTTAGATTTTGCGGCAGCAATGCTAACAGAGCTAGCAAATGGCACTGTTTTATCAGGTCAAATACAAGCTGGTCAATTACCAACAGAACCTGTTCAAGTTTCAACAAACTTAGATTATGTCAATGTTCGCTTAGGAACAGAACTAACTTATGCGGATATTCAACAAGTATTTGCTCAATTAGGATTTGGTTTGAATGGCTCTGCTGAAAACTTTACGGTATCTGTACCACGTCGCCGTTGGGATATTTCAATCCAAGCTGATTTGGTCGAAGAAATTGCCCGTATTTATGGTTATGAAAATTTACCAACAACCTTGCCTGAAGCTGGTGGCACTGCTGGTGAATTAACAAAAACACAAAAATTACGTCGACAAATTAGAACAATTGCTGAAGGTGCTGGATTAAATGAAGTGATTACTTACGCTTTAACTACTCCAGATAAAGCAAAAGAATTCACTCTTGAAGCAAGTAATTTAACTGAGTTGATGTGGCCAATGACGATTGATCGTTCTGTTTTGCGCCAAAACATGATTTCAGGAATGTTAGACACTATTGCTTATAATGTGGCTAGAAAAAATAACAATATGGCTATTTATGAGATTGGCAAAGTTTTCCATCAAACTGGAAATCCTCAAGAAGAGTTACCTGAGGAAGTCAATACTTTTGCATTCGCCATCTCTGGTTTGATTGCTGATAAAGACTTCCAAACGCAAGCACAGCCAGTTGATTTCTTCTATGCCAAAGGAATTCTTGAAGTCATGTTTGAAAAGTTAGGTCTAGAGGTCACTTATCAAGCCGAAAAAGAAATGGCAAGTATGCACCCTGGACGGACAGCACGTGTTTATCATAATGATCATCTGCTTGGTTTTGTTGGTCAAATTCACCCTCAAACGGCTAGTAATTATGATGTTCCGGCAACTTACGTTGTTGAGTTGAATCTAACTGTAGTTGAAGGACTTTTATCGGATGAGTACATATTCCAAGAAATTCCAAAAATTCCAGCGGTTTCTCGTGATATTGCTTTACTATTAGATCAAGAAGTTAGTCACCAAGCTATTTTAGATGCGATCACTTCTGCAAAAGTAAAATTCCTTAAATCAGTTAAACTTTTTGACGTCTATGCAGGCCCTTCACTTGGTGAAGGGAAAAAGTCAATGGCTTATAGCTTAACTTTCCAAAATCCAAATGAAAGCTTAACAGTCGAAGAAGTCGCTAAGTATATTGAGAAAATTACCAATGCTTTAACAGAGCAAGTTAATGCAGAAATCAGATAG
- the murA gene encoding UDP-N-acetylglucosamine 1-carboxyvinyltransferase, with product MDKIIIEGGQTRLKGEVVIEGAKNAVLPLLAATVLPSEGKTTLYNVPILSDVYTMNNVVRGLDIDVSFDEANNKVVVDASGDILDVAPYEFVSQMRASIVVLGPILARKGHAQVSMPGGCTIGSRPIDLHLKGLEAMGAKITQKNGDITATADRLKGATIYMDFPSVGATQNLMMAATLADGVTTIENAAREPEIVDLAQLLNKMGAKVRGAGTETLTITGVDSLRGVEHDVVQDRIEAGTFMVAAAMTSGNVLVKDAVWEHNRPLISKLMEMGVSVTEEDSGIRVKVDTASLKPVTVKTLPHPGFPTDMQAQFTALMATVKGESTMVETVFENRFQHLEEMRRMGLQAEILRDTAMIHGGKELQGAPVMSTDLRASAALILTGLVAQGQTTVTQLSHLDRGYYQFHEKLKGLGATIQRVSED from the coding sequence TTGGATAAAATTATTATTGAAGGCGGACAAACACGACTTAAAGGAGAAGTTGTGATTGAAGGTGCAAAAAATGCAGTTCTTCCTTTGTTAGCAGCCACTGTTTTACCTTCTGAGGGAAAAACAACCTTATATAATGTACCAATCTTATCTGATGTCTATACAATGAATAATGTTGTTAGAGGTTTAGATATTGATGTTTCATTTGATGAAGCAAATAATAAGGTAGTGGTAGATGCATCTGGGGATATCTTAGATGTTGCACCATATGAGTTTGTCAGTCAAATGCGTGCCTCTATAGTAGTATTAGGACCTATCCTTGCTAGAAAAGGTCATGCACAAGTTTCAATGCCTGGCGGTTGTACAATTGGAAGTCGTCCAATTGATTTGCATTTAAAAGGACTTGAAGCAATGGGGGCTAAAATTACCCAAAAAAATGGTGATATTACAGCAACTGCAGATCGTTTAAAAGGCGCAACTATTTATATGGATTTCCCATCTGTTGGAGCAACACAAAACTTAATGATGGCAGCAACGCTTGCTGATGGTGTGACTACCATTGAGAATGCTGCAAGAGAGCCAGAAATTGTTGATTTAGCGCAGCTATTAAATAAAATGGGAGCTAAAGTACGTGGTGCTGGTACGGAAACATTAACGATTACTGGAGTTGACAGTTTACGTGGTGTTGAACATGATGTGGTTCAAGACAGAATTGAAGCTGGAACATTTATGGTTGCTGCGGCAATGACTTCAGGCAACGTGCTAGTGAAAGATGCAGTCTGGGAACATAATCGCCCATTGATTTCTAAATTAATGGAGATGGGTGTGTCTGTTACTGAAGAAGACAGTGGAATAAGAGTCAAAGTGGATACTGCCAGTTTAAAACCAGTGACTGTTAAAACATTACCTCATCCAGGCTTCCCAACTGATATGCAAGCGCAATTTACTGCCCTAATGGCCACAGTCAAAGGTGAGTCGACAATGGTTGAGACAGTTTTTGAAAATCGTTTCCAACATTTAGAAGAAATGCGTCGTATGGGATTACAGGCTGAAATCTTGCGTGATACTGCCATGATTCATGGAGGAAAAGAATTACAAGGTGCACCTGTTATGTCTACTGACTTACGTGCAAGTGCTGCCCTTATTCTTACTGGTTTAGTTGCACAAGGTCAAACAACAGTAACACAATTAAGCCATTTAGATCGTGGATATTATCAATTCCATGAAAAATTAAAAGGTCTTGGAGCAACTATTCAACGTGTTAGTGAGGATTAG
- a CDS encoding ABC transporter ATP-binding protein, translated as MPVLEFKEIIKEFKDGDKTIQALKPCSFSIEEGEFVALVGPSGSGKSTFLTIAGGLQGPSSGQVMINGHDYTNLSEKKRSQLRFKDIGFILQASNLIPFLNAKQQLELVDKLNKTKNINKQNELFKELAIEHIRHKLPQEISGGERQRLAIARALYNDPALVLADEPTASLDTERAFDVVKLLAKEAKEKNKAIIMVTHDLRMISDCDRVYQIKDGQLSEQK; from the coding sequence ATGCCAGTATTAGAATTTAAGGAAATTATAAAAGAATTTAAAGATGGGGATAAAACGATTCAAGCTTTAAAACCTTGCTCATTTTCAATTGAGGAAGGGGAATTCGTTGCTCTAGTTGGTCCTTCAGGGTCAGGTAAGTCTACTTTCTTAACCATTGCGGGTGGGCTGCAAGGTCCAAGTAGTGGTCAAGTTATGATTAATGGTCATGATTATACAAATTTATCTGAAAAGAAACGATCACAATTACGTTTCAAAGATATTGGTTTTATCTTGCAAGCCTCAAACTTAATTCCGTTTTTAAATGCTAAACAACAATTGGAATTAGTGGATAAATTGAATAAAACAAAAAATATAAACAAGCAAAATGAGCTGTTTAAAGAATTGGCTATTGAACATATAAGACATAAACTTCCGCAGGAAATTTCAGGGGGTGAAAGACAACGATTAGCCATTGCTAGAGCATTGTATAATGATCCGGCATTAGTACTAGCTGATGAACCAACTGCTAGTCTGGATACCGAACGTGCTTTTGATGTTGTCAAACTGCTTGCTAAAGAAGCAAAAGAAAAAAATAAAGCTATCATAATGGTTACACATGATTTAAGAATGATTTCTGATTGTGATCGGGTCTATCAAATTAAAGACGGTCAATTAAGTGAACAAAAATAG
- a CDS encoding ABC transporter permease, protein MFLALNEMKTAKLRYSLIMGLLLLIAYLMYFLSGLAFGLIEENRSAIDNWKADTILLSKDANASLNFSKLSLKDKSEIKAKQVEELAEINTVVWNKKDPKESDKEKVAFFGLDKTSSLIPKVINGRELRNKEEILIDQSLAQKANFKVGDTLTEANSKEKFKIVGITKKATFNVAPVIHLSLDDFQKLNQIPSSKNNLKVNAYVVKGKIESFNESKFQKMTSKKFIQKLPGYNAQVLTFGFMIGFLILISAIIIGIFMYVLTIQKAPIFGIMKAQGIANKTIANTVISQTIILSFIGSSLGLLGTWLSSIVLPQAVPFQGNWVLYAVIFALMMLFAILGSLFSVIAIVRIDPLKSIG, encoded by the coding sequence ATGTTTCTAGCACTAAATGAAATGAAAACAGCAAAGCTAAGGTATAGTTTAATTATGGGCTTACTATTATTGATTGCTTACCTTATGTATTTTTTGTCAGGCTTGGCCTTTGGACTAATTGAGGAGAATCGCTCCGCTATTGATAACTGGAAGGCAGATACCATTCTTTTATCCAAGGACGCTAACGCTAGCTTAAATTTCTCCAAGCTTTCGCTTAAAGACAAGTCAGAAATTAAGGCTAAGCAGGTTGAAGAACTGGCAGAAATCAATACCGTTGTTTGGAATAAAAAAGACCCAAAAGAATCTGACAAAGAAAAAGTTGCTTTTTTTGGACTAGATAAGACATCTTCACTTATTCCTAAAGTTATTAACGGAAGAGAGTTGAGGAATAAAGAGGAAATTCTAATCGACCAATCCCTAGCCCAGAAAGCAAATTTTAAAGTTGGAGATACCCTAACAGAGGCGAATAGCAAAGAAAAATTTAAAATAGTTGGGATAACAAAAAAAGCAACCTTTAACGTTGCTCCCGTGATTCACCTATCCTTAGACGACTTTCAAAAGCTTAATCAAATACCATCAAGTAAGAACAACCTAAAGGTTAATGCATACGTGGTTAAAGGAAAGATTGAGTCATTTAATGAAAGTAAGTTTCAAAAAATGACAAGTAAAAAATTTATCCAAAAGTTACCAGGCTATAATGCCCAAGTTTTGACTTTCGGTTTTATGATTGGCTTTTTGATTCTAATTTCCGCTATTATTATCGGCATATTTATGTATGTCTTAACCATTCAAAAAGCACCAATTTTTGGCATCATGAAAGCTCAAGGGATTGCTAACAAAACAATTGCCAACACCGTTATCTCGCAAACAATTATCCTTAGCTTTATTGGTAGTTCATTAGGGCTTTTAGGGACATGGCTGAGCTCCATAGTTTTACCCCAAGCAGTGCCTTTCCAAGGCAACTGGGTGCTCTATGCAGTTATATTTGCACTAATGATGCTCTTTGCAATTTTGGGAAGTCTCTTTTCCGTTATTGCCATTGTCAGAATTGACCCCCTCAAGTCTATAGGATAG
- a CDS encoding DNA/RNA non-specific endonuclease, with protein sequence MSNHNSKNWKNIGSLILLIFVLAGSYLSKNDVISDNNPIKQIYQSVTGESDGKPFTKDNNNPDTPSKAQALTVMTSHVKNQLVGKITWNGAGAFIINNNKTNLNAKVSSAPYANNQIKYVQGRKVPLVANALLAKSTRQYQNRNETGNGYTNWKPAGWHQLHGLLGEYDHAVDRGHLLGYAIVGGLKGFDASTSNPSNIATQLSWANQAADEDSTGQNYYETLIRHALDQNKRVRYRVTLVYEGNNILSKGSHLEAKSDDGSLEFNVFIPNIQKGIKVNYQTGQVDIER encoded by the coding sequence ATGTCAAATCACAATTCCAAAAATTGGAAAAATATAGGTAGTCTTATCTTGCTAATTTTCGTTCTAGCAGGTTCCTATCTAAGTAAGAACGATGTCATTTCGGATAATAATCCGATTAAACAAATCTATCAATCAGTAACCGGTGAAAGTGATGGAAAGCCTTTTACCAAGGATAATAATAACCCTGATACGCCAAGTAAAGCTCAAGCATTGACGGTAATGACTAGTCATGTTAAAAATCAATTAGTTGGTAAAATTACATGGAACGGTGCGGGTGCTTTTATTATCAATAATAACAAAACAAATTTAAATGCTAAGGTGTCTAGTGCCCCTTATGCTAATAATCAAATTAAATATGTACAAGGTCGAAAAGTGCCACTTGTCGCAAATGCCTTATTAGCAAAGTCAACAAGACAATATCAAAATCGTAATGAAACAGGTAATGGTTACACCAATTGGAAACCTGCCGGATGGCATCAGTTACATGGTTTGTTGGGGGAATATGACCATGCGGTGGACAGAGGTCACCTGTTAGGCTATGCCATAGTTGGTGGACTTAAGGGGTTTGATGCCTCAACGAGTAACCCAAGCAACATAGCAACGCAATTATCATGGGCTAATCAAGCAGCAGATGAAGATTCAACTGGTCAAAACTATTATGAGACGCTAATACGACATGCACTTGATCAAAATAAGCGTGTGCGCTATCGTGTAACTTTAGTTTATGAAGGGAACAATATTTTATCTAAAGGAAGTCATTTGGAAGCAAAATCTGATGATGGAAGCTTAGAATTTAATGTGTTCATTCCAAATATTCAAAAAGGAATAAAAGTCAATTATCAGACTGGTCAGGTCGATATAGAACGCTAG
- the ypfJ gene encoding KPN_02809 family neutral zinc metallopeptidase encodes MKTDNMRESSNVEDRRGETSGSSYGGGFGGGGGGGGLGMLLQLLFSRGSWKSKILILIVMLVMGGGGLSGIFTGGGQESTGNNSSYQSTKVTETKSADASEEQVKFVSKVFASTEDYWTQQFEKEGKTYDKPKLVLYTGSIQTACGQGQAAAGPFYCSGDNKVYLDISFYNELSDKYGAAGDFAMAYVIAHEVGHHVQNLLGTTEEYAQARQGKSDTEANHMNVQLELQADYYAGTWAKYVQGEGLLDKGDIEEAMSAANAVGDDKLQKEAYGRTMPDSFTHGTSEQRKRWFDKGLEYGDLQHGDTFAVPYDGL; translated from the coding sequence ATGAAAACAGATAATATGAGAGAAAGTTCGAATGTTGAAGATAGACGCGGTGAAACGTCAGGATCCTCCTACGGTGGGGGATTTGGTGGCGGAGGCGGTGGGGGAGGCCTTGGCATGCTCCTACAACTACTCTTTTCAAGAGGCAGTTGGAAATCTAAAATCTTAATCCTCATTGTTATGTTAGTAATGGGAGGTGGCGGCCTCTCTGGAATCTTTACAGGTGGTGGACAAGAAAGCACTGGTAATAATAGTTCTTATCAATCTACAAAGGTCACTGAAACAAAAAGTGCTGATGCCTCTGAAGAACAAGTGAAATTTGTTAGTAAAGTTTTTGCTTCAACTGAAGATTACTGGACACAGCAGTTTGAAAAAGAAGGTAAAACTTATGATAAACCAAAATTGGTTCTTTATACTGGATCAATTCAAACAGCCTGTGGTCAAGGGCAAGCTGCTGCTGGACCTTTCTATTGTTCAGGAGATAATAAAGTTTATCTTGATATTTCATTTTATAACGAATTAAGTGATAAGTATGGGGCGGCTGGTGATTTTGCCATGGCTTATGTTATCGCCCATGAGGTAGGTCACCATGTGCAAAACTTATTAGGAACAACAGAGGAATATGCTCAAGCAAGACAAGGAAAAAGTGATACCGAAGCCAATCATATGAATGTCCAATTGGAGTTACAAGCTGATTACTATGCTGGAACGTGGGCTAAATATGTTCAAGGTGAAGGCCTTTTAGATAAAGGAGATATTGAAGAAGCTATGTCTGCAGCAAATGCTGTTGGTGATGATAAATTGCAAAAAGAAGCTTATGGTCGAACAATGCCAGATAGCTTCACTCATGGTACTTCCGAACAACGTAAACGTTGGTTTGATAAAGGTTTAGAATATGGAGACCTTCAACACGGGGATACATTTGCCGTACCATATGACGGATTATAA
- a CDS encoding PfkB family carbohydrate kinase — protein MLGGCAFNVSIALKEMSIPLLPPVGAGDSYDCAFMVAYLNKQTIKEDLDFANYFASQVVANKGVSLSRETYQNLKQRLDC, from the coding sequence ATGCTAGGTGGCTGTGCTTTTAATGTTTCAATAGCCCTTAAAGAAATGTCAATTCCTTTATTACCACCAGTTGGTGCTGGTGATAGTTATGATTGTGCTTTTATGGTAGCTTATTTAAATAAACAAACTATAAAAGAAGATTTGGATTTTGCCAATTATTTTGCTAGTCAGGTGGTAGCAAATAAAGGGGTTTCACTAAGTCGAGAAACTTACCAAAATCTAAAGCAAAGATTAGATTGTTAG
- the pheS gene encoding phenylalanine--tRNA ligase subunit alpha: MDLQTQLEQLKTQTLEELKSLSGNHTKELQDLRVSVLGKKGSLTDLLKGLKNLSNDLKPVVGKQVNEVRDVLTQAFEEQAKIVEAAKIKAQLDAESIDVTLPGRQMNLGNRHLLSQTSEEIEDIFLGMGFQIVDGYEVEKDYYNFERMNLPKDHPARDMQDTFYITEEILLRTHTSPVQARTLDQHDFAQGPLKMVSPGRVFRRDTDDATHSHQFHQIEGLVVGENISMGDLKGTLEMIIKKMFGDERKIRLRPSFFPFTEPSVEVDVSCFKCGGKGCNVCKKTGWIEILGAGMVHPSVLEMSGVDSEIYSGFAFGLGQERIAMLRYGINDIRGFYQGDVRFLDQFK, encoded by the coding sequence ATGGATTTACAAACACAATTAGAGCAATTAAAAACGCAAACTTTAGAAGAGTTAAAATCTCTATCAGGGAATCATACAAAAGAATTACAAGATTTACGTGTCTCTGTTTTAGGGAAAAAAGGTTCTTTGACAGATTTATTAAAAGGCTTAAAAAATCTATCAAATGATTTAAAACCAGTGGTAGGGAAACAAGTTAATGAAGTACGTGATGTTTTGACACAAGCATTTGAAGAGCAAGCAAAAATTGTTGAAGCTGCTAAAATTAAAGCCCAATTAGATGCTGAAAGTATTGATGTAACTTTACCAGGTCGTCAAATGAACTTAGGCAATCGTCATCTTCTTAGCCAAACTAGTGAGGAAATTGAAGACATTTTCTTGGGGATGGGCTTCCAAATTGTTGACGGTTATGAAGTGGAAAAAGATTACTATAACTTTGAACGTATGAATTTGCCAAAAGACCACCCTGCAAGAGATATGCAAGATACTTTCTATATCACAGAAGAAATCCTTTTAAGAACCCATACAAGTCCCGTACAAGCACGTACTCTTGATCAACATGATTTTGCTCAGGGTCCTCTTAAAATGGTCTCACCAGGCCGTGTATTCCGTCGAGACACAGATGATGCAACTCACTCACATCAATTTCATCAAATTGAAGGTCTGGTTGTTGGTGAAAATATTTCTATGGGAGATTTAAAAGGGACCTTAGAAATGATTATCAAAAAAATGTTTGGTGATGAACGAAAAATTCGTTTACGTCCATCTTTCTTCCCATTTACAGAGCCATCAGTTGAAGTAGATGTTTCATGTTTCAAATGTGGTGGTAAGGGATGTAATGTTTGTAAGAAAACGGGTTGGATTGAAATTCTAGGTGCTGGTATGGTTCATCCAAGTGTCCTTGAAATGTCAGGAGTAGACTCAGAAATTTACTCAGGATTTGCTTTTGGATTAGGTCAAGAAAGAATTGCTATGCTCCGATACGGTATTAATGATATCCGTGGATTCTATCAAGGCGATGTTCGATTTTTAGATCAATTTAAGTAA
- a CDS encoding DNA-directed RNA polymerase subunit beta, whose product MTKGWKYVLKLFILIIVVALLACLFLAIGLMIGYSFMGDGQHPTAILSTDKWTELINKFTGK is encoded by the coding sequence ATGACAAAAGGATGGAAATACGTCTTGAAGCTATTTATCCTAATTATTGTTGTTGCCTTATTAGCCTGCCTATTTTTAGCAATAGGTTTAATGATTGGATATAGTTTTATGGGGGATGGTCAACACCCCACTGCAATATTATCCACGGATAAATGGACCGAATTAATTAATAAATTTACTGGAAAGTAG